From Candidatus Mycalebacterium zealandia:
CGGCGGACTTCTCGCTCAAGGGTACTGCGCGCGGGACGCTTGTATTCTTGGAGTTTTCGCGCATGGGCTCGCAGGAGACATTGCGGCGCGACAGTCCGGCGGAGTGGCGGTCAGAGCGGGCGCGGTGTCCGGAGTTTTGTCCGCGGCTTTCGCCGCAATCGCAAAAGCGGACGGACAGTTTTTCACGGTCATTTGAGGTTTTTGCGGTTTTGAAAGGAGAAACGAAAGTTATCACGTCCAACGAGGAGGAAACCGAAAACCTCGGACGCAAAATCGCGGCGGATTTAAACGTAGGAGACGCGGTTCTGCTCTACGGCGGACTCGGAGCGGGAAAAACTGTTATCGCAAGGGGAATAGCGCGTGGGCTTGGCGTGGAAGAAATTGTCGCAAGCCCGACTTTTGTAATTATGAACCGCTATGAAACGCGCCTCCCGAATATGCCGCTTTTCCATTTTGACCTTTACAGAAATCCCGCGCCCGATGAATTTGCCGGACTCGGTTTTGCGGACATCTTCGCCGGGGAAGGTGTAACCGTGGTTGAATGGGCGGAAAATCTGCCACCGGGGTTTGCGCGGGACACGGTCAAAATTGAAATCGCGCTTTCAGAAAAAAACACAAACGGACGCGAGATTAAAATCTCCACGCGGAAACAGCCCTAATCAGGCAAGCGACAGCAAATGCCGTGACAGTTCCTCAACTGCGGACATTGCCGGCGAGTGGTCCGTGTCTATCGTGAACACGGGGTCGCAAGGCAACGCGCTTTGCATCATACGCTGACTTTTGATACTGAAAGTGCGATCTTTTGAACATTCAACATAGGCGCGTTTGACACTGCCAAAATTCCCGTCGCTTATTTCAACCGGCGTGACCAGAGGAGCCAGCGCCTGTTTTGTGAGAAGCAATTTCGCTTGAGCGACATCTTCGTCCGAACACTGCGCGTAAAGCGCGGGCTTTATCATGTCATCTTTGAGGAGAACGGTTTTTTCGTCTTCGGAAACAACAAGGTTGGGAGGAACAAGCGACTCTTCGTCTTTGCTTATGACATCATGCAAACTTTGACCGTTTTGCAACAGAACCGCCGCCACGTAAACAAGAGTCCGTATTTTGTCCGGACGCCTTTCCGCCACCTGACTTATAATACAGCCCGCCATGCTGTGCCCGACCAGAACCACCGGTTCTTTCGCCCGGTCAAGTTGGTCGCAGACGCTGTTGACATAAGCTTCCAGAGTGGCATCTTCGGGTGGCGTCGTATCTTTTCCATGACCGGGCAAATCACGCGCTTCCACACTGTGCTCCGCCACTTCAAGCAGAGGTGTCAATTTGTTCCAACACCAACTGCCGTGCCAAGCTCCGTGAACGAGAATATAAGAACTCATAAAGATTTCCTCCCGGTGGATGAATACCTGACTACTTTACATACTTTTGTGGAAAACGGGGGAACCGCCGCTTTCCGAATGGCTTTCATACATCGGGAAATCTCCTCTAATCACGCCGGACACTGTTATAATAAGCCCTTTAACAAATGGGTAGAACAATGAGTCTCGTGGTTCAAAAATACGGCGGAGCAAGCGTTTCCAACATCGGCTCCATAGGAAAGGTCGCGGAAAACATTATCAAGCGCGCAAAACAGGGCAACCGTATTGTGGCGGTTGTGTCCGCGATGGCGGGCGAGACCGACCGGCTCACAAACCTTGCACGCAAAATTATGGACCCGCCAGACCGGCGCGAACTTGATGTCATTATCTCAAGCGGAGAGCAGGTTTCTTCGGGGCTTTTGTGCATGAAAATAAAGTCACTCGGGCATGAAGCGGTTTCTTTCCAGGGACATCAGGTTCGTGTTACAACTAACAATGTGTTCAGCGGCGCGAAGATAAAAACCATTGACGACAGAAAAATCAGAGAAGCGCTTGATTCGGGAATGGTTGTTGTAATCGCCGGATTTCAGGGCGTTGACGATGATGGAAACGTTACAACTCTGGGCAGAGGAGGCTCGGATTTGACCGCGGTCGCGGTCGCATCCGTTCTCGACGCAGATTCCTGCGAACTCTACAAGGATGTTGCCGGAATCTTCTCCGCAGACCCTCTGGTGTGCAAAGATGCGCGAAAGCTGGATAAAATCTGCTACGAAGAGATGCTCGAAATGGCGAGCGCCGGCTCAAAAGTTCTTCAGGCAAGAGCGGTTGAGCACGCAAGCAAATTCTCAATTCCCCTTCATGTGCGTCCCATGAACACGCCGGAAAAAGAAGGGACGCTGGTTATGGAGGAAAGTTCGATGGAGTCAATGGAAGAGGCGATAATCTCAGGTGTGAGTTCGGACAAAAATCAGGCGAAACTTACAATCGCGGATGTTCCCGATCAGCCGGGAATCGCCGCGAAAATCTTCTCGGTTCTTGCGAGCGAAGACATATCGGTGGACATGATTGTTCAAAACATCAGTCATGACGGAGTCAACGACGTTACCTTCACGGTTCCGCGCGTGGAATTCAAAAGAGCCTCAAAAGCGACTCGCAAACTGTCAAAGGAAATCGGCGCAAGGCAGGTGGAATCCGAAGACAACATAGCGAAAATCTCACTCATCGGCATCGGAATGAGGTCTCATTCGGGAGTGGCTTCCAGAATGTTCAAAACGCTCGCGCGTGAGAAAATCAACATAATGATGATAAGCACTTCGGAAATAAAAATCTCGTGCATAGTGCAGGAGAGAGAAACCGCACGCGCCGTGCGCGCGCTTCATGACGAATTTTTCGGCGGAAAAAAGAAAAGCGGAAAGAAAAAATGAGCGAAACCGTTGAAATATACGATGTAACACTGAGGGACGGCACTCAAGGCGAAGACATATCGTTTTCGGTTGAGGGAAAACTCCAAATCACGGAGAAACTCGCCGACCTCGGCGTCAATTACATAGAAGGCGGCTGGCCCGGCTCAAACGACCGCGACAGGGAGTATTTTGAGCGCGCCCTCAAACTGAACACGGCAAACGCGAAAGTAAGCGCTTTTTCAAGCACCCGCCGCGCCGGAGTTTCGTGCGAAGGGGACGCCAACATTCAGTCGCTTCTTCAAACCGGCGTTTCAGTTGCGGCGATTGTGGGCAAAAGTTGGGATTTTCAGGTTGAAACTGTCCTGGAAACCACCGAAGACGAGAACCTCGCGATGATAAGCGACACCGTGGAATATCTTAAAGAGAGAATGGAAACAGTGTTTTTTGACGCGGAGCATTTTTTTGACGGTTTCAAGGCAAACCCGGATTACGCAATTGCCGCCGCGCGTGCGGCGATTGATGCCGGCGCCGATGCCGTTGTGATGTGCGACACAAACGGCGGCTCAATGCCGTGGGAGGTTGAGCAAACCGTGTTGGAAACGAAAAAACTGCTCGGCGGAGACCCGCCTCTGGGAATCCACTTCCACAACGACACCGAAAATGGAGTTGCCAATACACTGTACGCCATCAAAAACGGAGTTCGCCATGTGCAAGGAACAATGAACGGCTACGGCGAGAGGTGCGGAAACGCCAACCTCTGTTCAATCATACCGAACATCTGCTTCAAACTTGGAATGGACTGCATCACAAACGGTAAAGTGGAAAAACTTTATGAGACCGCTCATTTCATCAACGAACTCGCCAACCTCAACCCTCTGAAGAAAAAAGCGTTTGTCGGCGCAAGCGCTTTCGCGCACAAAGGAGGGCTTCACGCGAGCGCGGTTCGCAAAAACCCCGAAACATACGAACACATAGATCCCTCTCTTGTGGGAAACCGCAGAAGAGTACTGGTTTCAGACCTTTCGGGCAGAGCAAACATCATTTCAAAAGCGGCGGAGTTCGGAGTGGAGATAGATTCAAACGACAAACGGGTTGTGGAAATCCTGCAAAATCTCAAAGAGTTGGAAAACAAGGGATACGAATTTGAAAGGGCCGGAGCGTCATTTGAACTTCTTGTGAGAAAACATCTGGGCTTGTATAAAAAACTTTTCTTTGTGGAAAACATCAAAACCGCCGTTGAGCGTGAGGGCAGAGACGGCAAGCCCATATCGTCCGCGGAAGTTTCAGTCAAGGTTGATGAGAAATTTGAAAAAGTGAAAGCGCTCGGAAACGGACCCGTGAACGCGCTTGACAAAGCGTTGCGGGAGGCGCTTGAAAGGTTTTTTCCCACGATTCGGGAAATGACGCTCAAAGACTACAAAGTGCGCGTAGTGTCGTCCATCAAGGGCACAGACTCGGTGGTGCGGGTTCTTGTTGAATCGGGAGACGGCACAACCGTCTGGAATACGGTGGGCGTCTCGGAAAATGTGGTTGAAGCAAGTTGGAAAGCACTCATAGACAGCATTGATTACAAACTGCTCAAAGACGCGCTCTCCTGAACCCCCGTTATGAAACCGCGCTTTTAAGTCTGTTCCACTCTTTGATGTAATTGTTCAGATGATTGCATCCTGAAGCGGCTTGGATTTCAATCATTTCCATAACAAGTTCCTGCTCACGCGCGTATTGGTCAGCGTTAAAGAATCCTCCGAAGTGCGCGAAACGTAGCCACAAAAGATAGGTCGTCAGAGCGTCAAACTCGTTGTATCTGACTATGTCGTCAATCCGTCCTTCAAGCCACATCGGAGCGACTTCGTTGCCGTCAACACCCATCTTGCCCGGAATACCCGAAAGCCGCGCGAGCTCATTGAGTGAAGGCGTTGATTTGTTGCCGCCCACTATGTTCATCATATCCACGTTCCATTCGCTGAAACCGGAAAAATAGTCCGCGCCTTCCCACGGTTTGTCCGGTCTTTTCGCGAAAGACGGAATGGAAAGCCCGTTTGTAACGGCTCTCTGCACAAGAATTCTCAGGTCCGCACGCACCGAGTTGTAGCCAACCACTTGAGGTTTGTGTTTGCCGACAGATTCAAGAAAATCGCGGATTATACGGTTTTCGCTCTTTTTGTCTTCCGCAGTCTCGCCAATTTGCGGAAGCGAATGGAGATGAACCGTAACATCCTCTCCTTCTTTTTTTCTTGAAACCATTGAGAGGGAAACAACTTTGCACAGAATGGTTTTTAAAAAAGGTCTGGGGTTTTCATCGGTCGCCCCTCCTCTTTTCCACATCTCGCCCATAACCTCGGCGTCCGGCATATCCTCCGGCAGGTCATAAACAAGCCGTCCGGCAAGCGGGTCAGGAACCCACTCAACATCAAAAGCCCATACCTTGTTGTGAACGGATTTGAACATCCGCGTTTCAGGATTTGTCTCTGCCCATATGGCGCAGACAGGTTGAAAGCGCAAGCATAGTGGGAGCCCAGAGCCCCACAAAGATACCGAGACGCTCCGCAGACGCTCTAACCTCAATCTCTCCGCTCATTCCACCCTGAAAGAACCATGCGCTCAGAGAAAGAACAATTGAGACAATCCCGCCGAAGAAAAACAGTTTGCTAAGAAACATGTAGTTTGATTTGCTCATTGAAAGAAACCCCCGTTTCTGAATATAAATACTAAATTGAAAATGGCAAAAGCCGCACCACTCCGAATTTCATATGAGTAATCTTTGAATTTGAAAATGAATATCCGCGGAGAGGGAGGGATTCGAACCCTCGATACCCTTGTGAGGTATACTCGCTTAGCAGGCGAGCGCCTTCAACCGCTCGGCCACCTCTCCGGTTGGAAAGTTATTCTAACAGAAACTACTCATTCGTCCCAAAAGAGATCTCAAGCAGGCGAAGTACGGATTTCCCGCCGTTTTTGACACGCAAAGGAACGTCTTCGGGAATTTCAAGCAAATCCCCTTCCGACAAAACTACGCTCTTGTTCGCGAGCGTTGCTGTCGCTTCGCCTTCAAGAACAATCAGACGGCCGGCCGGGGGGTCCGGCTCATACTCCATTTTTTTCTCAACAGTAACGCTCTTAACCGAAAAACCGCATCCCTTTTCAATTGTTTCTTCAGAACCCCAACCGTGTCTGGAAGAAAAAGGGCGCAGAGCTTCGGGTCTTTTTTCGCTGATTAGCGTGTCAACAACGGATTTGATTTCCCCGCTGCTTTTTATGTCGGAAACAAACAAAGCGTCCTGCTCTGAGACAATTGCGACATCCTTCAGTCCGTGAACAACAACCAGCCGCCCGTCGCCGCGAACAAGACAGTTTTCGGACTCCTGAATCACAACATCCCCGCTCAAAGCGTTGCCGCTTGAGTCCTTTTCCGAAAGGTTGTAGACGGACTCCCACGAACCAACGTCATTCCATCCGAAACTTGCCGGAATAACCGCTCCCAAATCAGTCTTTTCCATGACGGCACAATCTATTGATATGTTGGGAGACCGCGCGTAACTCTCCGCATCCGTAACGCCAAAAGAGTTCTCTTTTGAAAGCGCTTTGCGCACCGATGAAAAAACCTTCGGAGCGTGTTTTTTCATCTCCTCCATCATAACCCGCCCTTTGAAAACAAAGATTCCGCAGTTCCACAAAAAAGAGTCCTTCACATACTTGCGTGCGGTCTGTAAGTTGGGCTTTTCAACAAACTGCTTTATCTTGAAAACCTTTCCCGAACCATCGTCCGTGTCCACGCCCTTTTCAATATAGCCGTATCCTGTTTCGGGCCGGGTCGGCGTGGCGCCGATTGTGATTATCAGCCCTTTTTCCGCCGCGGCAATCGCGGTTTTCAAAGCGTGAGACAACTGTTTTTTGTTGCCGATTAAATGATCGGACGGGGAAACCACAAAAATCGCGTCCTCATCTTCTTCTTCAAATTCGCGCAAAACGCTCATAACTCCCAGAGTGATTGCCGGAGCGGTGTTTCTTGAAAGCGGCTCGGTTGAAATGTGCGCTTTAACCGGACCAAGATGAGAACGAAGAGCCTTTTCATGTGGCGCACCCGCAAGCACAGTGATTTCAGACAGAAAATCAAGCGATGAAAAAAGACCGACCGCCCCCCGGAGAAGGGAATCGCGCCCTTGCAGACTAAAAAGAGGTTTGGGGTAAAACCGCCGCGAAGAGGGCCAGAGCCTCTTACCGTCTCCACCCGCCATGAGCAGGCAAAAAACGCGCGAATTTTCAGATTGTTCAGTTTCGTTCACTTTGTAAATCCTGATGGCAATCGCTCAACAAGTCAAAAATATTTTTTACCGGATTAAAACTTTCAACGGGAATCTCCACAAAAACGGTTTCCCAACCCGCCATTGCGCCGTTCCACAAACCCGGCATTTCCAGAGCTTTGATTGGACGCCCCTGAAATGTTTTGTCGGCAACCATAAAAGAGTCGTCCGTATAATTTTGAAGATTGAATTTCCGCCCGTCCGCGCCACGGACGCTACAGACCATATCAACGGGATTAAAATGAGTCGCAGAGCACCAGACTTTCTCCTGCGCGGAGTCCGAATGATTAACCTCAACGGACTCAACAATCCTTTTGCTGACGCAGCCCGAAGAGTCCCGAACCCAGAACGGCGCGCCGCCCGGCTCGCCCGTGTTTTTTACGACTCCGCAAACGCGAAACGGCTTGTCCTGAGGGGTTTTCTCCATCTCTTCAATCAAAACACCCGCAAGCGCTTTTCTGTCGCTTTCGGGATTTTTCATGCGCGAGGCGTGGGCGATGTTATCTATGTTTGAAATAAAAACAACGTCCGCTTCAACTGCTCCGAAATTTTCAAGCAGAGCGCCGTGCCCGGCGGGGCGCAAAACCGTTTCGCCGTTTTCATCCGTAAGAAGATTGCCGTCCGAATCAAGAACGACCGTGTCGGTTCGTGGGTCCTGCGTGGAGAATGATACGGTGAACCCGTCTCCCGATTGTGTGAGGCGGTTTTTTTCCTCATCGGAAAAACCTGTGGGAACGGTAAAATGAATTTCGTCTGCGTAGGCGCGCGCGAGTTGGGAATAGTCCTCAAAAGCCGTTGTGGAAACGCCGTCGTATCTGTGAAATTTCACAAGCCCCTTTGGAAACCCCTCGTATCCAAGTCCTTGCGCGGAGAGGACAAGTTCCGCAATTTCGTCCGGAGCAAGAGAGGAAACATCGCTCCGGCGCAAGCGCGCGCAAGCGATTTGAAGATCTTCATAGAAAGCGAATCTTTTGATATTTCGCGTGAATTCTTCAAGCGCGCCGGAGTCCCGAGCGGTCAAGTCCGCGAACATTCTACTTGCCGCTCCCGAAGCGGGAACAAATACGCAGACGCGATAATCCAGACGTTTTTTGTCATACGTCTGCCGATGGAGTTTTTTATTTTCTCCGGACAGCGAAACAATTCCGTCTCCAACCGCGCAGGGTTTCACAAGACGGACAAAAGACGGGGGGCTTCCGAGAATTTCTATTTGAGAACGAACTGAGAGTTTTTTCATGGCGGTGGCGGCGCCGACGGGACTTGAACCCGCGGCCTCTGCCTTGACAGGGCAGCGCTCTAAACCAAGCTGAGCTACGGCGCCTTTATCTATACACATCCTGCGGGGACGAAATGGTGGGCGGTACCGGATTTGAACCAGTGACCCTCTGCTTGTAAGGCAGACGCTCTCCCACTGAGCTAACCGCCCCGCATAATGAACGGGCTGTTAATCTAACTGAAAAAACAGGATGTGGAAAAGTAATATGACTACGACCCCACTTTTTTGCGAAGGTTGTAGTGAAAAAGCGGTTTCCCCTCTCCCCTAACCACTTCTTCAGTAACAACGCAACGGTTCAAATTTTTGTCAGACGGAACATCGTAGAGAATATCCAGCATTATTGATTCAAGAATCGAGCGCAGACCTCGCGCGCCGGTTTTCCTTTTTATTGACTCTTTCGCGATAAGACTGAGCGCGGAATCGGTAAACTCCAAATCAACGCCTTCAAGCCCCATGAGTTTTGTGTATTGCTTCACAAGGGCATTGCGCGGCTTTGTGAGAATGGAAATGAGAGACTCCTCATCCAATTCATCAAGCGTGGCGATAACGGGAACTCTTCCGACAAATTCGGGTATCAAGCCGTATTGAATCTGGTCTTCCATCTGCACATCCTTGATTATGGAAGACGCGTCTTCCAAGCCAGCTCCTTTGGTGATTTCAGCATTGAAGCCGATTGCGTTTTTGCCCTTTCTTCTCCTGATTATGTCCTCAAGCCCGAAGAACGCTCCGCCACAAATGAACAAAATGTTAGTTGTGTCCACCTGAACAAAATCCTGCTGCGGATGTTTTCTTCCGCCTTTTGGAGGCACATTTGTTTTGGCGCCCTCCATAATTTTCAGAAGCGACTGCTGCACGCCTTCGCCTGACACATCACGTGTTATTGAGGGGCTGTCGCCGCTTTTGCGCGCCAACTTGTCTATTTCGTCAATGTAGATAATTCCCTTTGACGCCCGCTCAATGTCGTAGTCGGCGTCCTGAAGGAGGCTGACTATCATGTTCTCCACATCCTCGCCGACGTATCCCGCTTCGGTGTAGCAGGTTGCGTCAACAATCGCGAAGGGAACCTTGAGCATTCTGGCAAAGGTCTGGGCAATCAGGGTTTTTCCGGAACCCGTGGGACCGACAAGCATTACGTTGCTCTTCTGTATTTCAACATCTGAGTCTTCTCCGTTTTTGGCTTTGAGACGGCTGCCCGCTTCAATTGTCTCTATGCGCCTGTAATGGTTGTGAACCGCGACCGAAAGAACCTTCTTCGCATGATCCTGACCGATTACATACTCATCAAGAAAACTCTTAATCTCGGACGGCGTCATCAGAGTTGCCACGGACTCTTTACGCTTTGAGTAGCCGACTTTGGTGCGCTCTTTCTCTTCCTCTTCTTTGATGATGTCGTTGCAGAGGTCTATGCACTCATTGCAGATATAAACATCATTAGGACCCGCGATGAGTTTTGACACATCGTTTTTGCCCTTACTGCAAAAAGAACAGAGTTGGCCTTCTTCTCTTCCGCCTCGCCTCATTTCGCCGCCTCCCCAACCTCTTTAAGCTGATCCCTGCTGTCTATTATTGAGTCTATAACTCCGTAACTCATCGCTTCTTCCGCGGTCATAAAGAAATCCCTGTCGGTGTCTTTTTCAATGTTTTCAAGGGTTTGCCCGGTGTGCGTTTTCAGAATGCCGTTGAGTTCCTGCCGCACTCTCAAAATTTCCTTCGCGTGTATCTCAATGTCGCTCGCCTGCCCCTGAATTCCTCCGAGAACCTGATGAATCATAATGCGTGAGTGCGGAAGCGCTTGCCTGCGCCCCGCAGAACCGCCTGCAAGCAGAACCGCCGCCATGCTCGCCGCCTGTCCAATGCAGAGGGTCGAAATTTCGTTTTTCACATACTGCATCGTGTCGTAAATCGCGAGGCCCGCCGTAACGTTGCCGCCCGGAGAATTGATATACAGATTCACGGGCTTGTCCGGATCCTCCGACTCAAGAAACACAAGCTGAGCAATAACAAGATTGGCAATCGCGTCATCTATGACCGAACCTATGAAAATAATCCTGTCTCTCAATAGACGGGAAAAAATGTCATAGGAACGCTCGCCTCTTCCTGTCTGCTCCACCACAAATGGAACATAACTAGACATTATTAGCCACTCGGATTTTATTTTATGATTTTTTGAAGACGGATGTCAATCTAACTTTCGGGATTTGACTCGGGCGTTTTCGGAGGGTCTTCGGTTTTGATTTCAGCATTTTCGCGCATGAGCTTCATAACTTTGGCGCTCACAATCTGTGAATTGAGTCCGTTGAGAAGACTGTTTTTTTCATAATATTCCCTAATCTGTTCGTTGGAAACTCCCGTCTGCGAGGCAATGGCGGAAAAACGTTCAGTGAGATCGTTTTCGTTCGCTTCAATTGATTCCGCTTCGGCAATTCTGCTTATAATCAGAGACAGTTTCACATTTTCGCCCGCTCTTTTATTCAAACTTTCAGACGCCTTTTCATCGATTGGCGGAACATCAATGCCGCGACCTTCAAAATCCCTTTTCATTTCGGCTTCAAGCCGCTCTCTTTCATCCGCGACAAGACGCGCGGGAACATCAAACTTGGCAACGTCTCCGAGTTTGGCGCATATCTGCTCGTCAAGACTCGCGTCTCTCATCGCTTCAAGGCGCGCCGTCAAATCTTTTTCTACGTTGCTTTTGAGTCCGGCAACATTGTCGCTTCCCAACTTCTTGGCAAACTCATCGTCCACCGCGGGAACTTTTCTGTCAAAAACCTGTGTCACCTTCAAAGTGAACTTGACGGATTTGCCCGCCGCCTCTTTTATTTGAAAATCCTCAGGGTAGGCAATCTCAAACTCCTTTTCTTCACCGTCCGACATACCGGTTATGTTTTTTTCAAAATCCTCTAGAAGCCGCCCCTTTCCAAGAAGAAATCTCACGCCGCTCTTTTCAAGCCCTTCTATGGTTTTGCCGTCTATGGTTCCCCGGTAGTCCACTTCAACAACATCTTCGGCGGCACACGGTCTTTTTTCCTTAACGGGCTCCACAGTCGCCGAGCCCTCAACTATTTGCTCCAGCGCCTGCTCAACATCCTGCGCGGAAACGGAAATCGGCGCCTGTTTTAATCCCAATCCCTTGTAAACCGGCAGTTCAAAAGCCGGCAGAACATCAAAAACCGCCGAATAGGAAAACTCTTTTTCCAAATCAAGATCATTGGGAGTAATGGCGGGTCTGCTGACCGGAGAGGCGGAAACCTCTTTCAAAGCGTCCTGAAAACTGTTTGTTACGAGGTTTGAAACAAGTTCCTCTTTGATTTCACCCGCGAAAAGTTTCTCTATTTCCGCTTCGGGAACTTTTCCCTGTCTGAACCCGTCCACTTTGGCGTTGCGCTGGAGTTTTCTGACAATCCCCTCACGCTCAAGACGCACCGTTTCAGCGGAAATTACGACATCAATCTTTTTCTCTGTGGAACTCCGGTCCTCAACACTAACTTTCATAAATCACCCTCACCTTGAAAGCAGGGAAGGATACACATAGGGGCGGGAAAGTTCAAAAATTACGGCAACTCATACCCAATTTCCCCAACTGTCCTGAAAAATGCACGGAACACCCTCGCGCCTGCAAACTCTGATTGTGTGCCCGGTTCCACCGGCTTCAGGGTCGGAAAAATTAACATAAAATAAAGCCGCAACCGGCCTTGGAAACGTATTCACCAGGAATTTCCCTGCGTCCCTCAAGAAGCACAACAGGGGCATCGGCGCCTCTCACAATCCCGGCAAATTCATCAAGAGTCATCTGTTTGTGTTGCATTTGAAAAAACCAAATTAAAATGCGAGAGGAGGGACTTGAACCCCCACGGGAAAAATCCCACCAGATCCTAAATCTGGCGCGTCTGCCAATTCCGCCACTCTCGCGGATTATGTGTCGCGGCAATGCCGCTCCGCTTTTTCACCCTCACCCTGCCCTCTCCCGGCGGGAGAGGATGGGCCGCAAGGGATTCGAACCCCTGACCATTTGATTAAGAGTCAACTGCTCTACCAACTGAGCTAGCGGCCCCGTGTCTGAAAACCTACCAATACACGCGGGGAAATTCACCCGCCTTCACCCCGCACAACCGAAACAACGCGCGAATCAGGTTTGATGTATTTCCTCGCCACGCGCAGAACATCTTCGGGCGTAACGGCTGAAACCTTGCGCGCGAAATCTTTATGTTCGTCCCAACCGACGCCGTAAAGTTCATCAAAA
This genomic window contains:
- a CDS encoding DUF4301 family protein; translation: MKKLSVRSQIEILGSPPSFVRLVKPCAVGDGIVSLSGENKKLHRQTYDKKRLDYRVCVFVPASGAASRMFADLTARDSGALEEFTRNIKRFAFYEDLQIACARLRRSDVSSLAPDEIAELVLSAQGLGYEGFPKGLVKFHRYDGVSTTAFEDYSQLARAYADEIHFTVPTGFSDEEKNRLTQSGDGFTVSFSTQDPRTDTVVLDSDGNLLTDENGETVLRPAGHGALLENFGAVEADVVFISNIDNIAHASRMKNPESDRKALAGVLIEEMEKTPQDKPFRVCGVVKNTGEPGGAPFWVRDSSGCVSKRIVESVEVNHSDSAQEKVWCSATHFNPVDMVCSVRGADGRKFNLQNYTDDSFMVADKTFQGRPIKALEMPGLWNGAMAGWETVFVEIPVESFNPVKNIFDLLSDCHQDLQSERN
- a CDS encoding alpha/beta fold hydrolase, which translates into the protein MSSYILVHGAWHGSWCWNKLTPLLEVAEHSVEARDLPGHGKDTTPPEDATLEAYVNSVCDQLDRAKEPVVLVGHSMAGCIISQVAERRPDKIRTLVYVAAVLLQNGQSLHDVISKDEESLVPPNLVVSEDEKTVLLKDDMIKPALYAQCSDEDVAQAKLLLTKQALAPLVTPVEISDGNFGSVKRAYVECSKDRTFSIKSQRMMQSALPCDPVFTIDTDHSPAMSAVEELSRHLLSLA
- the tsaE gene encoding tRNA (adenosine(37)-N6)-threonylcarbamoyltransferase complex ATPase subunit type 1 TsaE; the encoded protein is MGSQETLRRDSPAEWRSERARCPEFCPRLSPQSQKRTDSFSRSFEVFAVLKGETKVITSNEEETENLGRKIAADLNVGDAVLLYGGLGAGKTVIARGIARGLGVEEIVASPTFVIMNRYETRLPNMPLFHFDLYRNPAPDEFAGLGFADIFAGEGVTVVEWAENLPPGFARDTVKIEIALSEKNTNGREIKISTRKQP
- a CDS encoding cupin domain-containing protein — its product is MNETEQSENSRVFCLLMAGGDGKRLWPSSRRFYPKPLFSLQGRDSLLRGAVGLFSSLDFLSEITVLAGAPHEKALRSHLGPVKAHISTEPLSRNTAPAITLGVMSVLREFEEEDEDAIFVVSPSDHLIGNKKQLSHALKTAIAAAEKGLIITIGATPTRPETGYGYIEKGVDTDDGSGKVFKIKQFVEKPNLQTARKYVKDSFLWNCGIFVFKGRVMMEEMKKHAPKVFSSVRKALSKENSFGVTDAESYARSPNISIDCAVMEKTDLGAVIPASFGWNDVGSWESVYNLSEKDSSGNALSGDVVIQESENCLVRGDGRLVVVHGLKDVAIVSEQDALFVSDIKSSGEIKSVVDTLISEKRPEALRPFSSRHGWGSEETIEKGCGFSVKSVTVEKKMEYEPDPPAGRLIVLEGEATATLANKSVVLSEGDLLEIPEDVPLRVKNGGKSVLRLLEISFGTNE
- the clpP gene encoding ATP-dependent Clp endopeptidase proteolytic subunit ClpP gives rise to the protein MSSYVPFVVEQTGRGERSYDIFSRLLRDRIIFIGSVIDDAIANLVIAQLVFLESEDPDKPVNLYINSPGGNVTAGLAIYDTMQYVKNEISTLCIGQAASMAAVLLAGGSAGRRQALPHSRIMIHQVLGGIQGQASDIEIHAKEILRVRQELNGILKTHTGQTLENIEKDTDRDFFMTAEEAMSYGVIDSIIDSRDQLKEVGEAAK
- the clpX gene encoding ATP-dependent Clp protease ATP-binding subunit ClpX, producing MRRGGREEGQLCSFCSKGKNDVSKLIAGPNDVYICNECIDLCNDIIKEEEEKERTKVGYSKRKESVATLMTPSEIKSFLDEYVIGQDHAKKVLSVAVHNHYRRIETIEAGSRLKAKNGEDSDVEIQKSNVMLVGPTGSGKTLIAQTFARMLKVPFAIVDATCYTEAGYVGEDVENMIVSLLQDADYDIERASKGIIYIDEIDKLARKSGDSPSITRDVSGEGVQQSLLKIMEGAKTNVPPKGGRKHPQQDFVQVDTTNILFICGGAFFGLEDIIRRRKGKNAIGFNAEITKGAGLEDASSIIKDVQMEDQIQYGLIPEFVGRVPVIATLDELDEESLISILTKPRNALVKQYTKLMGLEGVDLEFTDSALSLIAKESIKRKTGARGLRSILESIMLDILYDVPSDKNLNRCVVTEEVVRGEGKPLFHYNLRKKVGS
- a CDS encoding citramalate synthase; protein product: MSETVEIYDVTLRDGTQGEDISFSVEGKLQITEKLADLGVNYIEGGWPGSNDRDREYFERALKLNTANAKVSAFSSTRRAGVSCEGDANIQSLLQTGVSVAAIVGKSWDFQVETVLETTEDENLAMISDTVEYLKERMETVFFDAEHFFDGFKANPDYAIAAARAAIDAGADAVVMCDTNGGSMPWEVEQTVLETKKLLGGDPPLGIHFHNDTENGVANTLYAIKNGVRHVQGTMNGYGERCGNANLCSIIPNICFKLGMDCITNGKVEKLYETAHFINELANLNPLKKKAFVGASAFAHKGGLHASAVRKNPETYEHIDPSLVGNRRRVLVSDLSGRANIISKAAEFGVEIDSNDKRVVEILQNLKELENKGYEFERAGASFELLVRKHLGLYKKLFFVENIKTAVEREGRDGKPISSAEVSVKVDEKFEKVKALGNGPVNALDKALREALERFFPTIREMTLKDYKVRVVSSIKGTDSVVRVLVESGDGTTVWNTVGVSENVVEASWKALIDSIDYKLLKDALS
- a CDS encoding aspartate kinase, which encodes MSLVVQKYGGASVSNIGSIGKVAENIIKRAKQGNRIVAVVSAMAGETDRLTNLARKIMDPPDRRELDVIISSGEQVSSGLLCMKIKSLGHEAVSFQGHQVRVTTNNVFSGAKIKTIDDRKIREALDSGMVVVIAGFQGVDDDGNVTTLGRGGSDLTAVAVASVLDADSCELYKDVAGIFSADPLVCKDARKLDKICYEEMLEMASAGSKVLQARAVEHASKFSIPLHVRPMNTPEKEGTLVMEESSMESMEEAIISGVSSDKNQAKLTIADVPDQPGIAAKIFSVLASEDISVDMIVQNISHDGVNDVTFTVPRVEFKRASKATRKLSKEIGARQVESEDNIAKISLIGIGMRSHSGVASRMFKTLAREKINIMMISTSEIKISCIVQERETARAVRALHDEFFGGKKKSGKKK